In Sardina pilchardus chromosome 8, fSarPil1.1, whole genome shotgun sequence, a genomic segment contains:
- the LOC134089712 gene encoding myeloperoxidase-like encodes MNLSTFLSVTGLCLLLSWCDGSESPGRPFILEAVEEAKKVVNEAYKYSREESLSRVRREEVSTSDILRLMKQPARDTRNAVRAADTMDIALELIHQKARHIHKRSINDTDLITADERQLIERLTGCASRVLPPSCRTTPLINKYRTATNVCNNKKNPRLGASNTPFARWLPAEYEDGISQPKGWGRNRKYNNFLLPLVREVSNRIFSTTDNSVVSDLELSYLVMVFGQGIDHDLTFTPTSPSIRSFSSGLNCAASCEQSNPCFPIPAPKGDSRLPQDACIPVFRSAPACGSGNSAFMFGGKADVREQINSITAFIDMGHVYGSEDSQARDLRDLTNDGGLLRVNQRFRDPSGNRELLPFSSAANSCATRRTITNDTTAEEVPCFVAGDVRVNENIGLTSLQTLFLREHNRLARALRQLNPHWSSETLYQEARKILGGYYQVIVYRDYLLRIIGPEVHKKYLGTYSGYNDSVDPSISNVFATAAYRFAHNTVQPLMFRLDENYNDHPQFPSVPLAKAFSTPWRLVFEGGIDPLIRGLVGRPSKLNAQDHMMVDALREKLFKFTNRLALDLAAINLQRGRDHALPGYNAWRRFCGLSMPKTLPQLAQVLGNEILARELLKLYGSPDNIDVWLGGVAEPFVPGGRVGPLFACLIATQFQKIRDGDRLWWENHGVFTRAQKTSLASVSMARIICDNTGIRDVPFNPFLFTARGSGYNRCDDLPPFDLRPWLEKGNVQNQIVNDGNEIRTPSLSQDLLRNEVPLGPRD; translated from the exons ATGAATCTGTCTACGTTCCTGTCAGTGACTGGGCTTTGCCTGTTGCTCAGCTGGTGTGATGGCTCAG AAAGCCCTGGTCGACCTTTCATCCTAGAAGCTGTTGAGGAGGCAAAAAAGGTTGTGAATGAGGCCTACAAGTATTCACGTGAAGA GAGTCTGAGCAGAGTGCGCAGAGAGGAAGTCAGCACCTCGGATATTTTGCGACTGATGAAGCAGCCAGCACGGGATACCCGCAACGCAGTGCGGGCCGCCGACACCATGGACATCGCCCTCGAGCTCATCCACCAGAAGGCCCGTCACATCCACAAGAGATCGATCAATGACACAG ACCTGATCACAGCGGACGAACGGCAGCTCATTGAGCGTCTCACAGGCTGTGCTAGCCGTGTCCTACCCCCATCCTGCAGAACAACACCGTTAATCAACAAGTACCGCACCGCCACCAATGTCTGCAACAACAA GAAAAACCCAAGACTTGGAGCTTCAAACACACCTTTTGCCAGATGGCTGCCGGCCGAGTATGAAGATGGCATTTCTCAACCAAAAGGCTGGGGCCGGAATAGGAAGTACAACAATTTCCTGCTCCCTCTG GTGAGAGAGGTGTCCAACCGTATTTTTAGCACCACTGACAATAGTGTTGTGAGTGACCTGGAGTTATCCTACCTGGTGATGGTCTTCGGTCAGGGTATCGACCACGACCTGACATTCACGCCGACCTCCCCCAGCATACGCTCCTTCAGCAGTGGCCTGAACTGTGCCGCCAGCTGCGAGCAGTCCAATCCCTGTTTCCCCATACCG GCCCCTAAAGGAGATTCCCGGCTGCCCCAAGACGCCTGCATCCCAGTGTTCCGCTCAGCTCCAGCATGCGGCTCCGGGAACAGCGCCTTCATGTTTGGTGGGAAGGCCGACGTACGTGAACAGATCAACTCCATAACAGCCTTCATAGACATGGGCCACGTGTACGGCTCGGAGGACAGTCAGGCACGTGACCTGCGCGACCTCACCAACGACGGAGGCCTACTGCGCGTCAACCAGAGGTTCCGTGACCCCTCGGGCAACCGGGAGCTGCTGCCATTCTCGAGTGCGGCAAACAGTTGTGCCACGCGCCGGACTATCACCAATGACACCACTGCAGAGGAAGTGCCTTGTTTTGTGGCAG GTGATGTTCGTGTCAATGAGAACATTGGCCTGACGTCTCTCCAAACTCTGTTCTTGCGGGAGCACAACCGGCTGGCTCGGGCCCTGCGGCAGCTCAACCCCCACTGGAGCAGCGAGACCCTCTACCAGGAGGCCCGCAAGATCCTGGGTGGTTAC TATCAGGTCATTGTGTACCGTGACTACCTGTTGCGCATCATTGGCCCAGAGGTGCACAAAAAATACCTGGGCACTTACTCGGGCTACAACGACAGTGTGGACCCCAGTATCTCCAACGTGTTTGCCACTGCTGCCTACCGCTTTGCCCACAACACCGTCCAGCCGCTGATGTTTCGTCTGGATGAGAACTACAATGATCACCCCCAGTTTCCCAGCGTACCCCTCGCCAAAGCTTTCTCTACCCCATGGAGGCTGGTCTTTGAAG GTGGCATTGACCCTCTGATCCGGGGCCTGGTGGGGCGACCGTCTAAGCTGAACGCCCAGGACCACATGATGGTGGACGCCCTTCGGGAGAAGCTCTTCAAGTTTACAAATCGCCTGGCGTTGGACCTTGCTGCCATTAACCTCCAGCGAGGCAGAGATCATGCTTTACCTG GGTATAACGCATGGCGCCGGTTCTGTGGTCTCTCTATGCCCAAGACACTGCCACAACTGGCTCAGGTCTTAGGGAACGAGATCCTGGCCCGTGAGCTCCTGAAGCTGTACGGATCCCCTGACAACATTGACGTTTGGCTTGGCGGTGTGGCGGAGCCTTTTGTCCCTGGTGGTCGCGTGGGACCCCTTTTTGCCTGTCTCATCGCCACCCAGTTCCAGAAGATCCGTGATGGGGACAG GCTGTGGTGGGAGAATCATGGGGTGTTCACAAGGGCACAGAAGACGTCGTTGGCCTCGGTCTCTATGGCCCGCATCATCTGTGACAACACTGGCATCAGAGACGTTCCCTTCAATCCCTTCCTCTTCACAGCCCGCGGCTCTGGTTACAATAGATGTGATGACCTCCCTCCATTCGATCTCCGTCCATGGCTAGAGAAAG GCAATGTTCAGAATCAAATTGTCAACGATGGAAATGAG ATCCGGACACCAAGCCTATCCCAGGACCTGCTGAGAAACGAG GTCCCGCTGGGCCCCAGGGACTAA